In a single window of the Solea senegalensis isolate Sse05_10M linkage group LG1, IFAPA_SoseM_1, whole genome shotgun sequence genome:
- the LOC122778021 gene encoding poly(A) RNA polymerase, mitochondrial: MAASWFAVFRLRMRGKSVVVRHQVLNQVHNHTSVGTHVGASQVQAAPDHHSDEKENERRRLLHVVQAERQEQAERSVLISCHATNSEKKFLKHLSKYGDIKKHFFYQSFGLYAVVEYSSQESVASLLEHAAIPTVNHESMVPFKSRLLSLRSLASVGSADQQSGQHCQPQTSPPISELIQRLSREESIDQQITALTEAYQLTEENIRLRFLVCSLLKDIAAAYFPECTIRPFGSSVNGFGKLGCDLDMFLDLDGISGRNVKMPRSGLSLEYHMKSANSERAVTQSILSVIGECVDKFGPGCVGVQKILNARCPLVRFAHQPSGFQCDLTANNRVAMKSTELLYLYGELDPRVRSLVFGVRCWAQAHSVTSRIPGAWITNFSLTVMVLFFLQRRSPPIIPTLDHLRDLAGPADKSVIEDNDCTFVSDFSKIHIHRNTAALGQLLCEFFDFYASFAFNKMSINIRKGKEQNKPEVVPLHIQNPFETSLNISKNVNSTQLERFVALCRESVWILQQSATNSPSGESGATPWGLAALLQPLQVPGNKGRKRRSREPASERIKSLLESLKIKNQS; this comes from the exons ATGGCGGCGTCCTGGTTCGCCGTGTTCAGGTTGCGTATGAGAGGAAAGAGTGTCGTGGTCCGACACCAAGTCCTAAACCAGGTCCACAACCACACGAGTGTCGGAACACACGTCGGGGCTTCGCAGGTCCAGGCGGCTCCTGATCACCACAGTG atgagAAGGAAAATGAGCGACGGAGGCTGCTACATGTTGTTCAGGCAGAGAGACAAGAACAAGCAGAGAGATCCGTCCTCATCAGCTGCCACGCCACAAACAGTGAGAAGAAGTTCCTCAAGCACTTGTCAAAATATGGAGACATCAAGAAACACTTTTTCTACCAAAGTTTT GGTTTGTATGCTGTAGTTGAGTATTCGAGCCAGGAGAGTGTCGCCTCCTTACTTGAACACGCTGCCATACCCACTGTCAACCATGAGTCCATGGTGCCTTTTAAATCCAGACTGCTGTCACTGAGGAGCCTCGCCTCAGTGGGATCAGCGGACCAGCAGTCAGGCCAACATTGCCAACCACAAACCAGCCCTCCCATCAGCGAGCTCATACAGAGACTGtccagagaggagagt ATAGACCAACAGATCACTGCCCTGACAGAAGCCTACCAGCTGACAGAGGAGAACATCAGGCTGCGATTTCTTGTCTGCTCTCTGCTCAAGGACATTGCGGCTGCTTATTTCCCAGAATGCACCATCAGGCCATTTGGCTCATCAGTGAATGGCTTTGGGAAGCTCGGCTGTGACCtggacatgtttttggacctgGATGGCATTAGTGGAAGAAATGTTAAGATG CCCAGATCAGGTCTCTCCCTCGAGTACCACATGAAGAGTGCCAACTCGGAGCGCGCCGTCACTCAGAGCATCCTGTCCGTCATCGGGGAGTGTGTGGACAAGTTTGGGCCTGGGTGTGTGGGGGTGCAGAAGATTCTCAACGCCCGATGTCCACTTGTCCGTTTCGCCCATCAACCCTCTGGTTTTCAGTGTGACCTCACGGCCAATAACAG GGTGGCGATGAAAAGCACAGAGCTGCTCTATCTGTATGGAGAGCTGGACCCGCGGGTGCGGAGCCTGGTGTTCGGCGTGCGCTGCTGGGCCCAAGCTCACAGCGTCACCAGCAGAATTCCTGGGGCGTGGATCACTAACTTCTCCCTCACTGTGATGGTGCTGTTCTTCCTGCAGAGGAGGAGTCCACCCATCATCCCCACACTGGACCACCTCAGAGACCTGGCAG GTCCCGCGGACAAGAGCGTGATCGAAGATAACGACTGCACATTTGTCAGCGACTTCAGTAAGATCCACATCCACAGGAACACTGCAGCACTGG GGCAGCTGCTGTGTGAGTTCTTTGACTTCTACGCCTCCTTTGCTTTCAACAAGATGTCCATAAACATCAGAAAG gGCAAAGAGCAGAACAAACCAGAGGTCGTCCCCCTGCACATCCAGAACCCGTTTGAAACCTCTCTGAATATCAGCAAGAACGTCAACAGTACGCAGCTGGAGCGCTTCGTGGCGCTGTGTCGGGAGAGCGTCTGGATACTACAACAGAGTGCGACCAACTCACCCAGTGGTGAAAGTGGAGCCACGCCATGGGGACTAGCTGCTCTCCTCCAGCCTTTACAGGTCCCTGGGAACAAAGGTCGCAAAAGGAGGAGTCGAGAGCCGGCCAGTGAAAGAATTAAGAGTTTGTTAGAATCTCTAAAGATTAAGAATCAGTCGTAG
- the map3k8 gene encoding mitogen-activated protein kinase kinase kinase 8 has translation MDYKYNNGIEMLLAHMSIEDFITAAETLYKLEEEEEEGGLSFEEEGLSQEEMDENEEAGESVSSASEYKDSSEGAGGVRYGTVTDLLSFVNLLSNMQTAALQHLPQEMGVLLSKKDMAIKKGRYQINMDVLLFPWKLTYKSRGSGLVPKGSFGKVHLAQDTTTRKRMACKLIPMENFKAADVEFQARFRHKNIAELYGALLWDQSVHLFMEAGEGGSVLEKLDSCGPMREFEIIWVTKQVLRGLEYLHSHNVIHHDIKPSNIVLMSNKAVLVDFGLTVQMTEDIYIPRDLRGTEMYMSPEVVLCRGHDTKTDIYSLGTTIIHMQTGSPPWVRRYPRTAYPSYLYIIHKQAPPMEDISEECTQAMRSFLMRALERNPALRSTASELLKDEAINPPREDQPRCWSLDSAMEEANHIILRQQSQHHDTTQELSLYSEDSGHMRRKGSLYIDLGALSGYCKLVTGPPAAEYG, from the exons ATGGATTACAAATACAATAATGGAATAGAAATGCTCTTGGCTCACATGAGTATTGAGGACTTCATCACTGCTGCAGAGACTCTGTATAAactcgaggaggaggaggaggaaggaggctTATCTTTTGAAGAGGAAGGTCTCTCGCAGGAGGAGATGGATGAGAATGAGGAGGCAGGGGAGTCTGTGAGCTCGGCCTCTGAGTATAAGGATTCTTCTGAAGGAGCTGGTGGTGTGCGGTACGGGACAGTGACGGACCTCCTGTCCTTTGTCAACCTGCTGTCCAACATGCAGACGGCAGCCCTGCAGCACCTGCCTCAGGAGATGGGCGTCCTGTTGAGTAAG AAGGACATGGCTATAAAAAAAGGCCGCTACCAGATCAACATGGACGTGCTGCTGTTCCCATGGAAACTGACCTACAAGAGTCGTGGGTCTGGCCTCGTGCCCAAGGGCTCGTTTGGGAAAGTCCACTTGGCTCAGGACACCACCACCAGGAAGAGAATGGCATGCAAACTG ATCCCCATGGAGAACTTCAAAGCGGCTGATGTAGAGTTCCAGGCTCGCTTCCGTCACAAGAACATTGCTGAGCTCTACGGCGCCCTCCTGTGGGACCAAAGTGTCCATCTGTTCATGGAGGCCGGAGAGGGCGGCTCGGTGCTGGAGAAGCTGGACAGCTGTGGACCCATGAGGGAGTTCGAGATCATCTGGGTGACCAAGCAGGTCCTGCGCGGCCTGGAATACTTGCACTCGCATAACGTCATCCACCACGACATCAAAC cCAGTAACATCGTCCTGATGTCAAACAAGGCAGTGCTGGTGGATTTTGGCCTGACAGTGCAGATGACGGAGGATATTTACATTCCCAGAGACTTGAGAGGAACAGAG ATGTATATGAGTCCAGAGGTGGTTCTGTGTCGAGGTcatgacacaaagacagacatctACAGCCTGGGCACCACCATCATTCACATGCAGACTGGCAGCCCGCCCTGGGTCCGCAGATACCCTCGCACCGCCTACCCGTCCTACCTCTACATT ATACACAAGCAGGCACCACCTATGGAGGACATATCAGAGGAGTGCACCCAGGCCATGCGTTCCTTCCTGATGCGAGCCCTGGAGAGGAACCCGGCTCTGCGGAGCACGGCGTCAGAGCTGCTGAAGGACGAGGCCATCAACCCGCCCAGGGAAGATCAGCCACGCTGCTGGAGCCTCGACTCAGCAATGGAAGAAGCTAACCACATAATTTTACGCCAACAAAGTCAGCACCACGACACCACACAGG AATTATCTCTGTACTCCGAGGACTCTGGCCACATGAGAAGAAAGGGCTCCTTGTACATTGACCTGGGGGCTTTGTCAGGTTACTGTAAACTGGTGACAGGGCCTCCTGCTGCAGAATATGGCTAA